Proteins from a single region of Primulina tabacum isolate GXHZ01 chromosome 5, ASM2559414v2, whole genome shotgun sequence:
- the LOC142545223 gene encoding uncharacterized protein LOC142545223 isoform X1, producing the protein MMKRDFSVSAGVDQSLGVDDGAMAKVKYQTLVGEFLELQKDFVSRKRKLHAAKQKRDTILAEVRFLRRRRDDLLQNEAFNTEKDPVHLSNSDLKSKALKGELSFDGPEAMPENSNRFPLSDSHNGDTDQGVRDNEVLDLKPMDGTIHPKTAGKRKISCLIKSR; encoded by the exons ATGATGAAGAGGGATTTTTCTGTGTCTGCTGGTGTTGACCAATCTCTTGGTGTTGATGATGGAGCCATGGCTAAAGTGAAGTATCAAACACTTGTGGGGGAGTTCTTGGAACTGCAAAAG GATTTTGTGTCAAGAAAGCGGAAATTGCATGCTGCAAAGCAAAAGAGAGATACAATTTTGGCTGAAGTTCG atttttgaggCGAAGACGCGATGATTTGTTGCAAAATGAAGCTTTCAACACGGAAAAAGATCCTGTCCATCTTTCAAATTCAGACTTAAAATCGAAAGCATTGAAGGGTGAATTAAGTTTCGATGGTCCTGAAGCCATGCCAGAAAATTCTAATCGTTTTCCCCTCTCAGATTCACATAAT GGAGACACAGATCAGGGAGTACGAGACAATGAAGTCCTTGACCTTAAGCCAATGGATGGCACAATTCACCCAAAAACAGCAGGCAAGAGGAAAATATCTTGCCTGATCAAGTCACGTTAA
- the LOC142545223 gene encoding uncharacterized protein LOC142545223 isoform X2 — MMKRDFSVSAGVDQSLGVDDGAMAKVKYQTLVGEFLELQKDFVSRKRKLHAAKQKRDTILAEVRFLRRRRDDLLQNEAFNTEKDPVHLSNSDLKSKALKGELSFDGPEAMPENSNRFPLSDSHNGDTDQGVRDNEVLDLKPMDGTIHPKTAAPAKLCTFTR, encoded by the exons ATGATGAAGAGGGATTTTTCTGTGTCTGCTGGTGTTGACCAATCTCTTGGTGTTGATGATGGAGCCATGGCTAAAGTGAAGTATCAAACACTTGTGGGGGAGTTCTTGGAACTGCAAAAG GATTTTGTGTCAAGAAAGCGGAAATTGCATGCTGCAAAGCAAAAGAGAGATACAATTTTGGCTGAAGTTCG atttttgaggCGAAGACGCGATGATTTGTTGCAAAATGAAGCTTTCAACACGGAAAAAGATCCTGTCCATCTTTCAAATTCAGACTTAAAATCGAAAGCATTGAAGGGTGAATTAAGTTTCGATGGTCCTGAAGCCATGCCAGAAAATTCTAATCGTTTTCCCCTCTCAGATTCACATAAT GGAGACACAGATCAGGGAGTACGAGACAATGAAGTCCTTGACCTTAAGCCAATGGATGGCACAATTCACCCAAAAACAGCAG CTCCAGCAAAATTATGTACATTTACTCGGTAA
- the LOC142545220 gene encoding putative phospholipid hydroperoxide glutathione peroxidase — protein MASMTVSSVLPVRSLGPAKRQSRSKISYMAFLDSSHETSLGSSKSAFLRDGFSSLSSNISGLPLKSRYFSAVFARAATEKTIHDFTVKDIDGNDVELSKFKGKVLLIVNVASKCGLTSSNYPELSNVYDKYKTQGFEILAFPCNQFGGQEPGSNAEIKQFACTRYKAEFPIFDKIDVNGPNTAPVYEFLKKNAGGLFGDLIKWNFEKFLVDKNGVVVQRYAPTTSPYQIEKDIQKALAAA, from the exons ATGGCTTCCATGACCGTCTCTTCTGTTCTGCCTGTCCGTAGTTTAGGCCCGGCCAAACGACAGTCAAGATCAAAAATTTCTTACATGGCGTTTCTTGATTCTTCCCATGAAACAAGCCTTGGTTCATCAAAATCTGCTTTCTTGCGAGACGGGTTCTCGAGTTTGTCCTCAAATATATCTGGGCTTCCCTTAAAGTCTCGATATTTTTCAGCTGTTTTTGCAAGAGCCGCCACGGAGAAGACTATACACGACTTTACTGTCAAG GATATTGATGGGAATGATGTTGAACTCAGCAAATTCAAAGGAAAGGTTCTTTTAATAGTGAATGTTGCTTCAAAATG CGGATTGACATCCTCGAACTACCCGGAGCTGTCTAATGTCTACGATAAATACAAAACTCAAG GATTTGAAATACTAGCCTTCCCTTGTAATCAGTTCGGGGGCCAAGAACCGGGATCAAACGCAGAAATTAAGCAGTTTGCTTGCACAAGATATAAAGCAGAGTTTCCCATTTTTGATAAG ATTGATGTGAATGGACCAAATACTGCTCCGGTTTACGAATTTCTGAAGAAAAATGCTGGAGGATTATTTGGTGATTTGATTAAATGGAACTTCGAGAAATTCTTGGTGGACAAAAATGGTGTAGTTGTCCAACGATATGCGCCAACGACTTCTCCTTATCAAATAGAG AAGGATATACAGAAGGCACTCGCAGCTGCATAA
- the LOC142545226 gene encoding enhancer of rudimentary homolog isoform X2, whose product MSNRHTIILMQTSQHRATRTFMDYDSISQAMDGICGLYERKLKELYPATRNITYDISDLYNFIDGLADLSALIYDHSVQAYLPYDRQWIKQRTLQHLKKLAQ is encoded by the exons ATG TCGAACAGGCATACTATTATTCTCATGCAAACATCTCAGCATAGAGCAACTCGGACTTTCATGGATTATGACTCCATCAGTCAAGCAATGGATG GGATATGTGGACTATATGAAAGAAAACTCAAGGAACTGTATCCAGCCACAAGAAACATAACTTATGACATTTCAGATCTTTACAATTTCATTGACGGGCTTGCTGATCTGAGTGCATTAAT CTATGATCACTCAGTGCAGGCATACCTACCTTATGATCGGCAGTGGATAAAGCAGAGGACATTACAGCACTTAAAGAAGTTGGCTCAATGA
- the LOC142545226 gene encoding enhancer of rudimentary homolog isoform X1: MQSNRHTIILMQTSQHRATRTFMDYDSISQAMDGICGLYERKLKELYPATRNITYDISDLYNFIDGLADLSALIYDHSVQAYLPYDRQWIKQRTLQHLKKLAQ; encoded by the exons ATGCAGTCGAACAGGCATACTATTATTCTCATGCAAACATCTCAGCATAGAGCAACTCGGACTTTCATGGATTATGACTCCATCAGTCAAGCAATGGATG GGATATGTGGACTATATGAAAGAAAACTCAAGGAACTGTATCCAGCCACAAGAAACATAACTTATGACATTTCAGATCTTTACAATTTCATTGACGGGCTTGCTGATCTGAGTGCATTAAT CTATGATCACTCAGTGCAGGCATACCTACCTTATGATCGGCAGTGGATAAAGCAGAGGACATTACAGCACTTAAAGAAGTTGGCTCAATGA
- the LOC142545225 gene encoding putative folate-biopterin transporter 2 isoform X2 has translation MLFLSLHNELHIVLALLFLTAASASVAIADVTVDACVAQNSGTHPSLAADMQSLCSFSSSIGSLVGFSISGIFVHLIGPQGVFGLLMIPAGLVLLVGVLLNEPQTSFFEYEQINQNFINAGKAMWKTLKLPDVWRPCLYMYLSFSLSLNISEGMFYWATDSKAGPSFSKELIGYIMAIGSVGSLLGAILYQYRLKDYPFRDLLFWAQILSCLSGMLDLVLVLRWNLKFGLPDFLFVVIDASVSQLIGRLKWMPLLVLSAKLCPPGIEGTFFALLMSIDNAGLLTASWLGGVLLHVFNVTRTEFDKFWIAILIRNLLRITPLFLLFLVPRADPNSTIFTDEVLDSNEDSGVEELDDVELVALVKSVDGR, from the exons ATGCTCTTCTTATCACTGCACAATGAGCTGCACATAGTACTGGCATTGCTGTTTTTGACAGCTGCAAGTGCCAGTGTTGCGATTGCAGATGTAACTGTCGATGCATGCGTTGCACAGAATAGCGGTACTCATCCTTCCCTAGCAGCAGATATGCAAAGCTTATGCTCCTTCAGCTCTTCGATTGGCTCTCTTGTGGGATTCTCCATTAGCGGTATCTTTGTCCACTTAATTGGGCCTCAG gGAGTGTTTGGCTTGTTGATGATACCTGCCGGGCTTGTTTTGTTAGTTGGTGTCTTGCTCAACGAGCCTCAAACATCCTTTTTTGAATACGAACAG ATCAACCAGAATTTTATTAATGCTGGTAAAGCTATGTGGAAGACGTTAAAACTTCCTGACGTGTGGCGGCCATGTTTATACATGTATCTATCCTTTTCGTTAAGTCTTAATATCTCCGAGGGGATGTTCTATTGGGCCACAGATTCAAAGGCCGGTCCATCATTTTCCAAG GAACTCATTGGATACATAATGGCAATCGGGTCGGTAGGATCCCTTTTAGGGGCTATACTATATCAATACAGACTAAAAGACTATCCCTTCCGTGATCTACTCTTCTGGGCTCAGATTCTTTCTTGTCTCTCTGGAATGCTCGATCTGGTGCTGGTTCTTAGATGGAACTTAAAGTTTGGATTACCAGATTTTTTGTTCGTAGTGATTGATGCAAGTGTGTCTCAATTGATTGGAAGGCTTAAATGGATGCCGCTACTTGTTTTAAGTGCAAAGCTCTGCCCTCCAGGAATCGAAGGCACTTTCTTCGCATTGCTTATGTCGATTGACAATGCTGGGCTTCTCACTGCTTCGTGGTTGGGTGGCGTGTTACTTCATGTTTTTAATGTAACAAGGACTGAATTTGACAAGTTTTGGATTGCGATTTTGATAAGGAACTTACTCAGGATCACCCCATTGTTTCTGCTGTTTCTGGTGCCAAGAGCTGATCCCAACTCTACTATATTTACAGATGAAGTTCTGGATTCGAACGAGGATTCAGGTGTTGAAGAATTAGATGATGTTGAACTTGTAGCCCTGGTTAAGAGCGTGGATGGCAGATAG
- the LOC142545225 gene encoding putative folate-biopterin transporter 2 isoform X1: MGEEPRLLTHNEEVQENEQPKNRILSCVSTPVSWFNMLAKELHWSFVFGVMVVYGISQGFGGSLARVGTEYYMKDIQKVQPSEAQVYSGITSIPWIIKPLWGLLTDVVPILGYHRRSYFVFAGFLGVVAMLFLSLHNELHIVLALLFLTAASASVAIADVTVDACVAQNSGTHPSLAADMQSLCSFSSSIGSLVGFSISGIFVHLIGPQGVFGLLMIPAGLVLLVGVLLNEPQTSFFEYEQINQNFINAGKAMWKTLKLPDVWRPCLYMYLSFSLSLNISEGMFYWATDSKAGPSFSKELIGYIMAIGSVGSLLGAILYQYRLKDYPFRDLLFWAQILSCLSGMLDLVLVLRWNLKFGLPDFLFVVIDASVSQLIGRLKWMPLLVLSAKLCPPGIEGTFFALLMSIDNAGLLTASWLGGVLLHVFNVTRTEFDKFWIAILIRNLLRITPLFLLFLVPRADPNSTIFTDEVLDSNEDSGVEELDDVELVALVKSVDGR, from the exons ATGGGGGAGGAACCGAGACTCCTTACCCATAATGAAGAAGTGCAAGAGAACGAGCAGCCGAAAAACAGGATCTTGAGCTGTGTTTCTACACCAGTTTCTTGGTTCAACATGCTTGCAAAAGAATTGCACTGGAGTTTTGTGTTTGGGGTAATGGTTGTATATGGAATCAGCCAAGGTTTTGGTGGATCTTTAGCAAGGGTGGGGACTGAGTATTACATGAAGGATATTCAGAAAGTGCAGCCTTCTGAAGCTCAGGTTTATTCTGGAATCACTTCCATTCCCTGGATTATCAAACCTCTGTGGGGTCTTCTTACTGACGTCGTTCCTATTTTGGGGTATCATCGGAGATCTTATTTTGTCTTTGCTG GTTTCCTGGGTGTTGTTGCCATGCTCTTCTTATCACTGCACAATGAGCTGCACATAGTACTGGCATTGCTGTTTTTGACAGCTGCAAGTGCCAGTGTTGCGATTGCAGATGTAACTGTCGATGCATGCGTTGCACAGAATAGCGGTACTCATCCTTCCCTAGCAGCAGATATGCAAAGCTTATGCTCCTTCAGCTCTTCGATTGGCTCTCTTGTGGGATTCTCCATTAGCGGTATCTTTGTCCACTTAATTGGGCCTCAG gGAGTGTTTGGCTTGTTGATGATACCTGCCGGGCTTGTTTTGTTAGTTGGTGTCTTGCTCAACGAGCCTCAAACATCCTTTTTTGAATACGAACAG ATCAACCAGAATTTTATTAATGCTGGTAAAGCTATGTGGAAGACGTTAAAACTTCCTGACGTGTGGCGGCCATGTTTATACATGTATCTATCCTTTTCGTTAAGTCTTAATATCTCCGAGGGGATGTTCTATTGGGCCACAGATTCAAAGGCCGGTCCATCATTTTCCAAG GAACTCATTGGATACATAATGGCAATCGGGTCGGTAGGATCCCTTTTAGGGGCTATACTATATCAATACAGACTAAAAGACTATCCCTTCCGTGATCTACTCTTCTGGGCTCAGATTCTTTCTTGTCTCTCTGGAATGCTCGATCTGGTGCTGGTTCTTAGATGGAACTTAAAGTTTGGATTACCAGATTTTTTGTTCGTAGTGATTGATGCAAGTGTGTCTCAATTGATTGGAAGGCTTAAATGGATGCCGCTACTTGTTTTAAGTGCAAAGCTCTGCCCTCCAGGAATCGAAGGCACTTTCTTCGCATTGCTTATGTCGATTGACAATGCTGGGCTTCTCACTGCTTCGTGGTTGGGTGGCGTGTTACTTCATGTTTTTAATGTAACAAGGACTGAATTTGACAAGTTTTGGATTGCGATTTTGATAAGGAACTTACTCAGGATCACCCCATTGTTTCTGCTGTTTCTGGTGCCAAGAGCTGATCCCAACTCTACTATATTTACAGATGAAGTTCTGGATTCGAACGAGGATTCAGGTGTTGAAGAATTAGATGATGTTGAACTTGTAGCCCTGGTTAAGAGCGTGGATGGCAGATAG